The genomic interval CCGCCCGAAACCCTCGACGACTTCGTTGCCCTGCTGGACGATGCGGTGGCAGCTGGGCTGACACCCATGTCGATGGGCAACAAGGGATGGAATGCCAGCTTCCCGCTCCAAGGCATCCAGAACCAGCTGCCCGGCGTCGACGACCTGCGGGACTGGATCTACCAGGTTCCCGATGCCACGTATGAGACCGACTCCGCTGTCGAGGCCGCGACCATGCTGCAGGACTGGAACAACAAGGGCTACTTCCTACCCGATGTCAACGCGATCGATTACCCAACCATGGTCAGCACTTTCGCCGAAGGCAAGGCGGTCTTCATCCTGGATGGCGACTGGAACAACGCGGCTTATGACGGCGCTGGAGGCACCGACACATTCGGCTTCTTCCCCTTCCCCCCGGTGACAGCCGATGGGAGCCTTGTCGCCATGGCGTCGCCGTCCACGTACGTCCTGCCCAAGTCCGCGAAGAACGCGGCAACCACCGCCTACTTCCTCAACTGGGTCGCCACCGACCCAGAAGCCCGCGAGATCGTCGTGACTCAGGCAGGATCCAACCCGGGCGGACCGACAGACCTGGAGCTGCCCACCATCGACCCGAGCTCGCTTGCCAGCCTGACATTGCCCTTCGGCACTGAGGTTTCGGACCAGGGCGGTGCTATGGACTTCATCGCGAACGCGACCGCGGGCATCTGGCCGACAACGATCGGCCCGAACTCTCAGCTGCTGCTGGCCAACAAGATGACGCCGGATGAGTTCGTCGCGTCGGTGCAGAAGCAATACGAGACAGAGCTCGGACGCTAACTGTGACTCACACTGAGGCTGGCCCCGCCCCACGGTCCAACGTCGGGGCTGGCCGCACTCCCTCCAATGCGGAGCGAGTGCGGCCGGCACCGAGCCTGAGGCGGAGGCGGACACGCTCCCTTCTC from Microbacterium pumilum carries:
- a CDS encoding ABC transporter substrate-binding protein; its protein translation is MDLHHLVLGASCGKTAIWRPNARSCDAMAVTLAYRKSKHWHEGATRQTPVTVKGDAMPESNRPLDRYRPLGLLVATGVVSVLALAGCAAPGSSAPDSTETPSDVSAELTSDDVVVSMLLESGGAPAVKSLAAEFTKQHPNVTFDIKEDNFQNLTANAAKIIASPDAPDLVRYPNVAEQAKNGTITNLDAYAAAFGWDDWPQSLLGQMRVNDDGTRGAGSLYGMGIGFNVTGVYYNKKLAEQIGMTTPPETLDDFVALLDDAVAAGLTPMSMGNKGWNASFPLQGIQNQLPGVDDLRDWIYQVPDATYETDSAVEAATMLQDWNNKGYFLPDVNAIDYPTMVSTFAEGKAVFILDGDWNNAAYDGAGGTDTFGFFPFPPVTADGSLVAMASPSTYVLPKSAKNAATTAYFLNWVATDPEAREIVVTQAGSNPGGPTDLELPTIDPSSLASLTLPFGTEVSDQGGAMDFIANATAGIWPTTIGPNSQLLLANKMTPDEFVASVQKQYETELGR